AGGAGAGCAGGGCACAAAAGCTCGGAGGCTCTGCAATTTTGGGAGACAAATGCTAAGAAAACAACAGCAGTCATATGACGGATCCATCGAGCATTTGGGAAGCATCGGCCCCTTTCCCTTGTTCCCTTTCTTTGTGGCCTCTAATGCTCGGCTATTCATTGGATCTGTTTAATCTATTCATTTATGATGCGAGACAAAACATTATGTTGATAGTCATGATTTGTTTGGCAGCCTGCCGCAGCGTTTTCTGATATGCAAAAACTGATGAGCCTTATTTGTTTTCCTGCCAGCTGATGTATGGTCTGCTGAGGGGTCTACTTTCTGCTAATGGCAGCAGACAACCAATAGATTGCTAGGATAATTGGGGTGGGGACAGAGATAAAGATAGTTGACCAGTGGAAAAAGTAGGTGGATTCCATGTAATTTAGGGGTGGCATTTTTCTCTGAAGGCCACAGGCTGCTCACCTTTATCTACTGTACAATCACGTCtctgaacatttttttcttcatagATAACTTTTTCTGTTGCTTCTTTTTAATTTCCACATCCCGCCCCAATCTCTACCCATTTTCTTCCCAGGGGTCTGCAGACATTTCCATTCCTGAATCTCCCCTTTTGGTCTGATCCCATCCGACTAATGTTAACAAAAGCATTTACTTTCCTTTTATCCTTCTCAATATTTTCTTGCCTCCTGATCCCGGTGTTCTTCTCTTTGCTCTTCTCAGTTGCCATAGCTCGTCGAGTTCCTGTTTTCTTGAGAAAACACAGTCTATTAAGGGTATCTCGGATGCTGGTGGGCTGAGCAATATGGCACTTGGCCCTAGTCCTTATTGGTCTGTTGGGAGGGAAAGCTTTGCTCCCATAAGAGTGATAGTTTTCCTTCATTCAGCAAACCTTTAGTTTTCCTTGAGCGTGTATGTTTCTCAGGCACCTTGTTTAAGCTCCTGTTCCGTTGACACTTAACACTCACTAGAGGGAGTAGATTTCAAATTCATTGTATAGGGCGCTTTAAGCATTCCAAGCATTTCTCAGTAATGCATTCAAAAATCCTCTAAAGTATGTTAAGAATTATCATATCCTTTCTACGTTGCAAATGAAAGAAACAAAGATGCTGCTTATCTCATTACCCCTGAATTTCTGGCAGAAGAAAATTGCAAGGTAGACGAGCAGCTAGTCTTTCAGGTATAGTTCTCACTGCAGTGGGTAAGTCTATATTGGCATACATGCCCGTATAAATCAGTGCAGGTGGTAGGAAAGCTTGGCTGAATGCTCTTTCAGAGCAGagcagcagatggctgtgatgcaaccCACCTCCCTTATTCCCCTTCTATGTGACGTATCGCACAAACAGTGAGTATGAAGTGGTATAGTCCAGGCAAGAATAATCACTGCTTCAACAAAATTGACATATAGCAGTTCTGGATAGCAATGGCCTGCACCAATCACTTGCCTATTTTATTTAAAGGTGCTTGCTGCCTCCTATTGAAAGCTCTAATCCCCTGGCATTTGCATCCCTATAACTCATGCCTGGGGCGAATGGAAGAAAGGGAGCCTTGTTTCTACCCCCCACCCAAGTCGTCTTTCCTTCGTCTCCTTTTCCAGTTCTATCAAGCCAGGGCACAATTTAGCAGTGGAGAACTGCTGAACCTCGGCATCCATTCCTCTTGTGTGGAAGATGAATTGGGCAACAGATGATGCTATGAATCCAGTCTGACTCCTTCCCAGTGGCTGTTGCTCAGAAAGACGGTGGGAGAGGAAGGGGCAAGGCCAGTGGGCTGCTTTTGTCTCCCGGGCAGGAGAAGTAAGAAGCAGTGTAGAGAGTGATGAGCTTGGCAAGGAAAAGAAACCaattccctgccccccccctcacAGCACCCAGAAAAAGAAGGAAGCCAATCTTGGAGAAGGAGGCAATGTAgcactgctccccccccccagcttcctcCATCACCATCAGCCGAGGAGTGCCGAGACTGCAGAGGAAAAGAGCTTAGCAATCGTCACCCCAGGAGATCCCTACGAGGTAcgcggggaggggggaaacggGACACGACTCTGCTGCCAGATTCCAGGGTTGGAGAACCTGAGCAACTCGGTGGAGAAGTGGAGCTGCTGGAGCAGAGGTATGCAGAGGTTTTttccctgaaggaggaggagctgagcaaAGGAAAGGAGAGTGGCCAGAGAAGGGGTGCATcaactggcttcaggcgtgaaTGCTCTCCTAGGATTTGGCTCcctggaggaaggaaaagaaaaacacttCTTTGCAGAAGAACACTTGCAGCAGGTCCCTCAAAGGAGACGTGTGGACTATGTTGGCAGCCCGAGAAGCAGCAGCCCTCTATCAGACCGATTTTGTGCGCAACGCCAGGGCAGTGGGTGCTCTCTGGGCCGGCTGTAGCCTGTGCTTTGGCATCTTGGAGGTGGTGGTGCTTATCCAGCCAGCATGGGTACAGACAGCACCCCTCACCTACCAGCTGCCAATCTCCGGGGCCCTCTCTGACCCCAGCGTGAGCGCTGTGGGCTCCTTTGGCCTCTACCAAGTCTGCACGGAGCAGGACGGGGTCCTCCAGTGTGAGGGATCGCTGGTCACCCTAACCCCCATCCCATCTTTCAAAGCAGCTGCTGTCTTCGTCCTGATGGCCCTGGTGTTGGTGATGGGCAGTGTGGCCTCCCTGGGTCTTTTCTGGGTCTGCAGTGCAGGGACTGTCTACAAGGTGTGCGCCTGGCAGCAGCTTTCAGCAGGTAAGAGAATCCAGGTCGGGCTGTCATTTTGGAAAAGACAAGGGAGAAACTTGGACGgagggagggttgggagtgggataGGGAAAGAGCCTCCAAAAAGAGATGCTGCCGAAGTTCAAGTCTCATACAAGCCACGCTGTAAACTTAGTAACTGAATTTGTAAAACACAAAAGTTTGGTCTCTTCTTGTTGAGGATAGAAACAGTCAAATTCAGACAAGACCATGCAGGCTTCATTCAGAATAAATAGGAATGTTCAGATGCAAAGGTTATGTTTCCCTTCCACCAGTGTCCCTGAGTTATGCTGATTGTTCTTCACTTGctgcaatgagaaaaaaatggtgggttttttttacatcTGAGTGAGCTTGCAGGTCCTTCCCTATCAGGGATCCTATCTCTATCAAGCTATACTGCACACCTGGCCTTTCACTTTAGAGGATCTTAAGTGGCAAAACTCTTCTTCTGGTCTGATCACCAATAGCAGCTTTGAGAATGAAGGTGGTTCCAATGACCAGGTTTTGGAGTTACCAAGTCGGAGAAAAGTGGAATACAATCCACGAGTAAGGCACAGTGTGAAGCAAAAATTAGTTCTGCATCCAGGTAACCCAGACACCATTCTAAACAAGCTAAACTCTGAAACCAGTCCGAGTTGTGcgaatatacattttatttgttttgtgttGTATTCCCATTTTTGTGGGGGGTGCCctgatttatttctgtattaGTATATAGAAGGATGTAGAAAACATGCAGGGCTGGGGAGGGGTTGTGTTTTAGCAGTTGCTGCCCACCTCTTTTCAATCATTCTCTGTGGCAATAAAGGCTACTGGCTTGGTTTAGAAATGAATGTTAACTTGGCCGTTGAATTGTGAGCTCAGGAATCCTGAGTGAATGGAGTGCTCTTCTGCAGGTCTCATTCCTTTCaattagggtagggtaggataagtTCTTGACAGACAGTGCCATTTATTAATTAGCAGGAGAACAGTgccattttgttgttagttgcgaagtcgtgtctgacccatcacgaccccatggacaacattcctccaggccttcctgtcctctaccatcctctggagtccatttaaactcatgcctactgcttcagtgactccatccagccacctcgttctctgtcgtctccttcttttgccctcaatctttcccagcattaggctcttctccagtgagtccttctttctcattaggtggccaaagtatttcagtttcatcttcaggatctggccttctaaagagcagtcagggttgatctcctctagaactgacttgcttgttctccttgcagtccaagggactcgcaggagtcttctccagcaccagagttcaaagacctcgattctttggcgctcagcctttcttatggtccagccttcacagccatacattgcaactgggaaaaccatagccttgactatacgcacttttgttggcagggtgatgtctctgctttttagtacgctgtctagatttgtcatagctttcctccccaggagcaagcgtcttttaatttcttggttgcagtccccatctgcggtggtcttggagcccaggaaaataaaatctgtcactacctccatttcttcaccatctgtcATAGATGTTGATATTCATTCAGatgaatggttgtctaatctctttgtAAAAACCTCCAGTACCCTCAgcgtccagaagttgtgggtgctccaacactggagatttttaagaagagattgaacaaccattagTTTGAAATGGTAGATgatttcttgcttgagcaagggcttggactggaggacctccaaggtccattccaactcttgttattctgaaatGCCAAAACAAGTTGGGGCCGATCAAATTGAAAAACAGCCAGTTCTTATCTCTCTCTACTGGCTTCGGAATTGTGGGCCCTTTAGAAAGCATCTTCAATGGACCCTTTTAACTTGGAAATGCTGGGATAGAAACTTTCACAGTTGAAGCCAATTGTCTTGAATTTTCGGTGTGAAACAAAAATTTCTGGTGACTTAAGAGAAACTTGTAAATGATGGTTTTTGTTACCTTTCAAATACAACCTTGGGAGAGAAGATATGAGTTCTATGTGGATAAGGTCATGCATTAATTCAGATTCAGACTGGAAAAGTTACTTCAGAGCTCACACGGCATGCAAGTAGCGTCTTTGGCAACTCTGTAAACCAGGTTTTTTCAAACTGTTGCTAACAACTCCATATGGGGACCGTCAAGAGCATGTTTGAGGGGCTTGTGCACACCAAGATGGAATAGTGTTAAAACATATTCTCTCGCTGCCTCTATAAGCAAAATTGGGCTTTGCTATTTCATTTCAAACATAAATCCAAGATAGATGTGGAATATACAGCAAGAAGAtctttttcagaaataaaattcagattTCAGGAATTATGCTAAACTTTGTtcaaattatggttgtaaatgtgatagGGGAGTATTATTGACTTGCAATAAAAATACTTTATATTATTAAGTTGCAAAGTTCTACCACAGTTTTCATATAGAGTTTAAAATCTGATAATTAAAGTGCAGTAAATGGTATGTTTCTTTCTTGCACAACCACAAATCAAATGAAATATCGGTAGGTTATTGTATTTGTGGCACTGTCATTCATTTATCACTTTTAGGAGTCATGGAATTGTAAAGCTAGAGGATATCTGCTTTCAACcaaactgttttttcccccctgggatTCTGCTGCAAAAGAGCAGGCATCCAGTCCtgcctcatttagcgaccatttgcaGTTATTAGTAGTACAGAAATTTTGTGGCCAATCCACACGTTATGACCTTCCCAGATCTATAAAGAAAAGGACAATTGAAGTAAGAGCTTTAAAGTAGCCGCAGTTGCAATCAGTGatagtttcacttaatgactgagttgccagttccaattgtcattaaatgaggacggCCTGTATATATCTTAGGGTCATTTACACTCACCCAGTCAGCAATCACACTGCCTGCTGATACATTTGTCAAAACAGCAGAAGAGAACAATCAAATATGAAGCTGCCCCAGTTACCTTGACAGCAGACATGGTGAAATTTCACCTGCTTTTGGCTAAGCTGGGCTGGGGGAGGGACGAACAATGTAGAAACTAAAATAGAAATCTGCAGTGTGCTAATAAGGTTAGAGCCACCATGGATGCaagctgggggtggggagagagatttATTTGGACACCTTCTTTCTCCTTATGCCTATTGGTGGGAAATGTGCTTCCAAAAAAGGGAGTCCTTTTTGCAGAAGGAAACTCTCACTTCTGGGTTCAGTGCAGAAGCAGGAAGAGGCTAGCAATTCCAGTGGAAGCTTCTTTGTCATGTTTCGTTTCCTTGGATGATTGTGGGAGGCCGTCCAACCGCAAATAAACTTGGGGATCTCCCTTGAGTGGAAACCAACCTTCTCCTGCTCTAGAGCCAATTGCGTTTTCACTTTTGCATTAAGCATTCCTTCTTTTCTTGAGCTGGTTATGCATGTCGTGTGAACTGGGAGAAGGATATCAAGCCTGGAAAAAGTTGGTGGGTTTGTATTCCACAGCAAGtgtctgtatcagtggtgggtttcacttacctttgctaccggtttgcatgcACAGAGTGTATTCAATGAtgcccgggtgggtgggtggagcctcctgccgctgctactaccggttcacctgaaccggggtgaactggtagcaacccaccagtgaTCTGTATGGACTCTGTTAATTCTGTCTCactcctctctttcctctttgTCTGCCCATCTCTCTGTCTCACAGCGACTTGTCAGGCTCTTGGCTGCTTGGTCTTCCCAGATGGCTGGGGGGCACCAGAGGTGAGGGCTCTGTGTGGGCCCCAGGCCAGGAGCTACACCCTGGGTACCTGCTCGATCCACTGGGCCTTTACTCTCGCCTTGCTGGGCATCGCTGATGCGTTGGTTCTGGCCACCCTCGCTTTTGTGCTGGGAAACAGGCAGGACGCTCTCTTGCCTGCGGGCTACACACCACCCCGAGAGGGAAGAGGTAAGCATGGGCACATCTTGTGCCTCTTCAGTCTTGGGTAAGAAAGGAAGCCAACGAATGCTTCGACAAAGCCAGCTGCATGAGAGGCAGGACTGGCAGCCACGTGAGCCGTTGCTTAGTTACAGGCTATGATACTCCCAAATGCAATTGGGATTGAAGCTGTCCTGCCACTGGTGTTCAGATCGTGATGTGAATAAAGTGCATTCTTTCTTGCGTCTTACAAATATCCCTCCCTTTGTCTTAGACgtgcaaaatgatttttttttaaaaaaaacctcttgttCTCAAGGAATACAAATGCTGTGCAGAGACTACCTAAAAAACTGGGAGCTGCAAAATCTGGATCTTCTTCAATTTATGCTAGTCTTTGGAAGAGATAGGAAAATATTCCGTTCTTGTGTCTAAATGGTTTGGGCAAATGGCAAGGGATTTTTCTCACCTGCCTCCCTTTTGGCTACAATGGGAAGGCCAGACTAATTTGTTCAGGGTGGGTTTATATTAGCCTTGATTTGTGAGATATGTTAGGACTAATAAGgctgggctggaaaaaaaaatccagatcaggggtctccaaccttggtccctttaagacttgtagacttcaactcccagagtccctcagccagctctgagggactctgggagttgaagtccacaagtcttaaagggatcaaggttggagacccctgatccagatgatTATTTGATAGAAATGAAGAAATTGAGTTTTCTGCCTCTCTTTGATCCCAGATACAATAATCCTAAGTATATCTCAAAAGCTGATATCAGCAGGTTAGTGAGACTTACtcaacatatatacatacatttgcATACTATTTAGGGCTCATTTGAATGATGAGCAGTTGAGAAATTCACATAGAGACAAACACCCAATTGCTGGCCTTTAATCTCCTATTTTACTACAGATTGACATGTCAGGACAATTATAGGAAATTAAAATGGCACGATTTTGTTCCAATTTAAAATGTTGCTatgtctgccaaaaaaaaaaaaaagacttattaaGCTTAGAGAACATGATGTTGGCATCCCTCAAATTTGCAGAGTGCTCTGCTCACAAGCCCTGCTGTGGGAAGCTCACATGACTGATTGGTGTGTAAAGTTTCAAAGAGCCAGCAAaactccttggactgcaaggttaaTTATCGCTCAAGCATGTTGGCAGCTAAAGTCAGTGCAACTGGAGGGCCCTCAGCTGGAGACTGCTGGCTTACCATTTGCCTGTAAATTGAGAAACAATGTCAGAAAAGACAAAGCCGAAACTCCCAGCTTTTCAATATTCCCTTTCTTCTTCAATGTACATGCATTGTGAAGGacttgcacgcatgtgcacacatgaCAACAGGcctaacacatttttaaaaaaagaaaaagtacaatTGCCTTCAGAAAACATACTTCAGGAAATGAACGAAGCACTTTTGTATGACTGGGTGATTGCCCATCATTTTGTACCCCCCAAGTgagtgccttccttccttccttccttccttccttccttccttccttccttccttccttccttccttccttccttccttccttccttccttccttcctcataatGCAATCTTTTTAGGGTTTATAATTGTTTATAAGTGGGTTTTAGTGCTATTTTAGAGGGAGTGGGTAGAGAAGCTGGACTTTGCTTCAAAGCCCCAAAATGCCTTGGGCATCACAGATTTCAGAAAATATCTTATCATTTCCTCCTTTTCTGCTTGTGGTACCTGCTTAGGTGTGACTTCAGCGCTGACTCCAGATTGATCCCAACCAGCAGACATTCTTCAGAGCTGGATATGTCATGGTTTTGCTGTACCCGTTGCAATAAATTTTAGAAAATGCTAATGTTATGGTGTCTCATCAGTATCTTTCATGACTTTTTGAAATTGTTTGCATAACCCTTTTCTCTCATTCTGGGCTGGACAGCAAACGGCTCACAGACAATATATGGCTTCCTAATTCTAGATTTTTACATGTCAAAAACGTAAACATGGTCAAAATTTGCCAGCAAGTTATAGAGTAAGGTGATTTCCAAGTGATGTTCAGCAGGAAATGACAGGAGGTAAAGTCATTAGCAATAGCaccagaacttagacttatataccacttcataatgcttttacagccctttctaagcggtttacacagtcatcatattgcccccaacaatgtgggtcctcattttacccacttcggaaggatggaaggctgagtcaaccttgagcctggtgagatttgaactgctgaactgcagctagcagtcagctgaagtaacctgcagtactgcactccaaccactgcgccaccttggctctaaGTTAGCAAGTTTAAACTTTAGTATTTAAAATAATCTCCAAgttcccccaccctccccaaaaTGAAACAAAGGACAGAGTGTTTCAGGTCTATCAAGACTTCCATACCGCCTGGGGCCTTTGGCACATGAAAAAATACAGTTGAAAATGAAAAAAGACCTAGTTCCCAAAAAGTATCCAATTCCTGAAATTGTTTGTTGTCAGAGTCCTCTATGACATGAAAAGAATTGGGGAGAAAACTCTGTGATGTTCAAGTTGTTCAAGTTGTATTGGACTCCTCATTCACTATGACATCTGGAAGAGAACAAAGTCCTCTTTATGTATATGGCCGCtcaactcactctcagtgactcccagaggcttacaaagataaaaccaggggtgaaatccagcaggttctgacaggttctggagaaccagtagtggaaattttgagtagttcagagaactggcaaatactacctctggctggccccagtgtgggaagggaatggggattttgcagtatcctttccctggagtggggtgggaatggagattttgcagtatccttcccctgccatgcccaccaagccacgcccacaagccccaccatgcccacaagccctaccacgcccaccaagctacgcccacagaaccggtagtaaaaaaattgggatttcaccactggataaaacTCATGGTGCGCTgtgaattatataa
This genomic window from Ahaetulla prasina isolate Xishuangbanna chromosome 2, ASM2864084v1, whole genome shotgun sequence contains:
- the LOC131192450 gene encoding LHFPL tetraspan subfamily member 5 protein-like, which produces MLAAREAAALYQTDFVRNARAVGALWAGCSLCFGILEVVVLIQPAWVQTAPLTYQLPISGALSDPSVSAVGSFGLYQVCTEQDGVLQCEGSLVTLTPIPSFKAAAVFVLMALVLVMGSVASLGLFWVCSAGTVYKVCAWQQLSAATCQALGCLVFPDGWGAPEVRALCGPQARSYTLGTCSIHWAFTLALLGIADALVLATLAFVLGNRQDALLPAGYTPPREGRGVTSALTPD